The Mustelus asterias chromosome 13, sMusAst1.hap1.1, whole genome shotgun sequence genomic sequence aacactggggtacagtactggtgcggatgcatctgtcactataacactgggtatagtactggtggggatgggtctgccactatcgcactggggtacagtacgaaacatagaaaccctacagtacagaaagaggccatttggcccatcgagtctgcaccgaccacaatcccacccaggcccaacccccaaatccctacatatttacccactaatccctctaacctatgcatttcaggacactaagggcaatttttagcatggccaatcaacctaaccctcacatttttggactgtgggaggaaaccagagcacccggaggaaacccacgcaaacacgaggagaatgtgaaaactccacacagacagtgacccagccgggagtcgaacccaggtccctggagctgtgaagtagcagtgctaaccactctgtgctaccgtgccgccctggtggggttgggttgggtctgtcactataacagtggggtacagtactggtggggactggtctctcactgtataacactggggcacagtactgatgGGAATAAGTCTGTCACTTTATAACACTGAGAtaaagtactggtggggatgggtctgtcactgtataacactggggtacagtactggtggtcaTGGGTCTGTCaccgtataacactggggtacagtactggtggggacgggtctgtcactgtataacactggggtacagtgctggtggggacggtctgtcactgtataacaagggaataggggagatcctaaatgaatactttgcatcggtattcacgaaggagaggggcgtgttaactgggagtggctcggagggaggtgttgacccgttagagtaaatctccattacaagagagaaagtgttaggttttttagggaacattaaaactgacaaagccccagggcctgatggcatctatcctcgactgctcaaggagatgagagatgaaattgctgggcctctgacggaaatctttgttgcttctttggacacaggtgaggtccctgaggattggaggatagcgaatgtggtaccgttgtttaagaagggtagcagggataacccgggaaattataggccggtgagcttgacgtccgtgggagggaagttgttggagaggattcttagagacaggatgtatatgcatttagaacggaacaatctcattggtgacagacagcatggttttgtaagagggaggtcgtgccttacaaatttggtggagttttttgaggaagtgacaaaaacggttgatgaaggaagggccgtggatgtcgtctatatggatttcagtaaggcatttgacaaagtcccacatggcaggttggttaaaaaggttaaggctcatgggatacaaggagaagtggctagatgggtggagaactggcttggccataggagacagagggtagtggttgaagggtctttttccggctggaggtctgtgaccagtggtgttccgcagggctctgtactgggacctctgctatttgtgatatatataaatgatttggaagaagtgtaactggtgttatcagcaagtttgcggatgacatgaagatggctgaacttgcggatagcgatgagcattgtcgggcaatacagcaggatatagataggctggaaaattgggcggagaggtggcagatggagtttaatccggataaatacgaagtgatgcattttggaagaaataatgtcgggaggagttatacaataaatggcagagccatcaagagtatagaaacacagagggacctaggtgtgaaagtccacaaatccttgaaggtggcaacacaggtggagaaggtggtgaagaaggcatatggtatgcttgcctttataggacggggtatagagtataaaagctggagtctgatgatgcagctgtttagaacgctggttaggccacatttggagtactgcatccagttctggtcgccgcactaccagaaggacgtggaggcgttagagagagtgcagagaaggtttaccaggatgttgcctggtatggagggtcttaggtctgaggagagattgggtaaactggggttgttctccctggaaagacggagaatgaggggagatctaatagaggtgtacaagattatgaaggggatagatagggtgaacggtggggagctttttcccagatcagaagtgacgatcacgaggggtcacgggctcaaggtgagaggggcgaagtataactcagatattagagggatgttttttacacagagggtgttgggggcctggaatgcgctgccaagtagggtggtggaggcaggcacgctgacatcgtttaagacttacctggatagtcacatgagcagcctgggaatggagggatacaaacgattggtctagttggaccaaggagcagcacaggcttggagggccgaagggcctgtttcctgtgctgtactgttctttgttctttctttgttctttgggtacagtactggtggagatgggtctgtcactataacactggggtacagtactggtgaggacgggtctgtcactgtataacactgggtacagtactgctagagatgggtctgtcactgtataacactgggtacagtactggtggagatgggtctgtcactataacactggggtacagtactggtgaggacgggtctgtcactgtataacactgggtacagtactggtggagatgggtctgtcactgtataacactggggtacagtgctggtggggatgggtctgtcactgtataacactggggtacagtactggtgaggatgggtctgtcactgtataacactggggtacagtactggtgaggacgggtctgtcactgtataacactggggtacagtactggtgaggatgggtctgtcactgtataacactggggtacagtgctggtggggatgggtctgtcactgtataacactggggtacagtactgctggggactgGTCTGACACTTTAACGCGGGTACTGCAGTTCCACCTGTGTCCTTTGTCTCTTTAAAATTGTTTCTGTTTCCCTCTTATCTGTAGAATTTCTTGGCACTGTGTGCTAGTGATTACTACAATGGCTGTCTATTCCATCGCAATATCAAAGGCTTCATTGTGCAGACTGGAGATCCCACAGGTAACTTTCCCACCATTGATGACCCTGGTTACAGCCAGCTGGGCCCTAAGCTTTGGAATACACCCCGACTTCTTTCTATCTCGCTACCCAACTTTCCACCTTTAGGATACTCGTTCAAACCTCCCACTTTACCCCTTAAACTCACTTCTACCCAATGCTGTTGGAAGTTCTATGACAGTAAAGGTACCATAAAAGCACAGATTGTTGTAATTATGTTAACGGTGCTCTCTAAACACACGTTGTTGTTGTTGTGCTAATTGTCTACTTTTTTTTCATTGTCTCCAGGCGCTGGCAAAGGAGGCTCCAGTATCTGGGGGAGGAAGTATGAAGATGAGATTAGTGAACATCTTAAGGTGACACTTtatatttaaaacatttttgttCCTCAGAATTTAATTCCCAGTGAGTGACCGGGGGATCGGTgtgtgacccccccccgcccccagtgagtgacagggggatcagtgtgtgaccccccccccccccaagtgagTGACGGGGAGGTCGGTGTGTGACCCCCAGTGAATGACAGGGAGGTCGGTGTGTGACAGTAATGTCAGTGTGACTGTGCGATCCCCGCGTGCCTCCGGTGTGTGACAGTGTTGCTGGTTTCTGATTCTGTTAACCCTCCTATTCTTGTCTTTTTCAGCACAATGTGCGAGGGGTGGTTTCCATGGCAAACAGCGGTCCCAACAGCAATGGTTCACAGTTCTTCTTTACATATGGGAAGCAGCCTCAGCTGGACATGAAGTACACAGTGTTTGGCAAGTAGGTTTATTCATGTGACATTGTGCTGCAGGCAGCGTCCTCAGGACTTCCTGACCGGGGAGGGCTTTACATCCTTGAGCTGCTCCCAAAGCATTCCCTTTCCAGGGAAATGTGCAGCCGCAATAACATATATCTGCCTTACTCTAACGCAGCTGATCTGTGGATGTTAATCTAATTAATTTCAGTGATTGGAATCTGTTCCTCTTTATCATTAAACATTGGAAATAGTCTGTCAGAGGCGCTGCAGCACCATTCACTggcaatgtgtataatcacagcGTGACACCTCTACATTCACAGGGTTACTCTGCACCTCCATATTCTCCACTGGCACCCACACCCTTTATAGCTGGTCTGAGTATTATCCAATGAGGGATGTGCCTGGACCACACATTATAGAGCATTGAGGCTATGTCAGTGCCCACCGGAAGCCtcatttctgtttttcacacatACACCTCTCTGAGCTTTGTAAAGGAACAGAGTACACAGCATTAATGTCCAGGTGTATGTGTGGCTGGAGGAGCTGTGTGTGTTCAGAGCAGTTCGCATGTGGATCACAGATCACATGTTATTGGTGAACTGTAGATTAATGTAGATTTTGGGCTGATAGTGGGAGTTTTGCGTGCAGTGACAGTAAGCTCTGAATGAAACTGTGTACCGTGAAGAGGAGCTGCATTCACTGCTCACATCTGTTAGGTGTGAGCAATGTCTGTAACAAATCCAGACCATAACGGGAGGAGGCACTTTAGCTCCTGAagactgctccatcattcaatacctgatctgtgacctaactctatATTCCTCCCTTTGTCCCACATCACTTCATTCCTTTAGGTAATAAAATGTATCAATCTGAGATCAAGTATCAATTGCCATTCATGGAagaattccaaacttctaccactctgtgtgtgcgtgtgtgtggaaaTGGCTCTTATTTGGAGGCTATGTCCTCTAGGCCCATGCCTGCCTCAATAGATAGGAAACTTGATCAAATCATTCTTCATTCTGCTAATTCCCAGAGAATACAACCCTTGTTtgtgtgaaaccaaaagagaaaatgctggaaaatctcagcagggctggcagcatctgtgaggagagaaaagagctgacctttcgagtcgagatgactctttgtcaaagctgatcatCTGTTCATCTggatgggtcatctggactcgaacatcagctcttttctctccttacagatgctgccagacctgctcagattttccaccattttctcttttggtttcagcttccagcatccgcagtaatttgcttttatccttgttTTGTGTGAGCTCTCCtcataatctctctctctttttccccaaCCAGGGTCATCGATGGGCTGGAGACTCTCGATGAGCTAGAGAAGCTTCCAGTGAATGAGAAGACATTCCGACCACTGAACGATGTCCGTATCAAAGATGTAGTTATTCACGCCAATCCGTTCGCACTCTGATCTCAGGCACCTGTAGGAGTGAGAGATCATTCCGCTGAGAGACAGAATGAAGATCAGATTGGGAGAGTGCCCAAGCTATAATCCACCATTAGACCTCAGCATATCCCACAGCTCGAAGGAACAGGGCTCACATGGGTTGTGCAGAAGGCTACCTgtcactcactcgcactctctctcctcctcctttctctccatgtctctctaCCTCTCACATTtgtctccatctctttctctcttcatgCTTGTCTTTCTCCTCTATTTCCATCTCCCTTTCTGCCTTTCTCACactcccatttttctgcctatttctctctccctgtttctaacCCTCATTCCTCCTCTCTATCTCTTGTgtgcctccatctctccccctccccaccccatcattctctcccattgaacatagaacagcacagaacaggcccttcggcccacgatgtgccgagctttgctgaaacccaaatcaagctatttcctccctatcatcccgaagtactccatgtgcctatccaatagcttcttaaatgttcctaaagtttctgactccactatccctgcaggcagtccattccacaccccaaccactctctgagtaaaaaacctacctcggacattcttcctatatctcccaccatgaaccctatagttatgccccctagttaccgctccattcacccgaggaaatagtctttgaacgttcactctatctatccccctcatcatcttataaacctctatcaagtcttctctcaacctcctccgctccaaagagaaaagcccaagttccctcaacctttcctcataagacctaccgtccaaaccaggcaccatcctggtaaatctcctttgcactctttccagtgtctccacatccttcttatagtgaggtgaccagaactgcacgcaatattccaaatgtagtctcaccaaggtcctgtacagttgcagcataacgccacggctcttaaactcaaaccccctgttaataaacgccaacacactataggccttcttcacggctctatccacttgagtggcaaccttcagagatctgtggatatgaaccccaacatctctctgttcctccacattcttcagaaccctaccttcgaccctgtaatccacatttaactttgtcctcccaaaatgaatcacctcgcatttatcaggattaaactccacttgccatttttcagcccagctctgcatcctatctatgtctctttgcagcctacaacagccctccacctcatccactactcctccaattttggtgccatcagcaaatttactgatccacccttcagccccctcctccaagtcatttataaaaattacaaatagcagaggaccaagcactgatccctgtggcacaccgctggtaaccggtttccagtctgaaaattttccatccaccaccaccctctgtcttctgttaggtagccagttacctatccaatcggccaaacttccctctatcccacacatccttactttcttcataagccaaccatgggggactttatcaaacgccttactaaaatccatgtatatgatatcaactgcactactttcatcaacacacttagttacctcctcaaaaaattctatcaaatttgtgaggcaagacttgcccttcacgaatctgtgctgactatcccggattaagctgcatctttctaaatggtcgtaaatcctatccctaaggaccttttccatcaacttaccgaccaccgaagtaagactaaccggcctataattaccagggtcatttctattccctttcttaaacagaggaacaacatttgccactctccagtcctctggcaccacccccgtggacagtgaggacccaaagatcaatgccaaaggctctgctatctcatagaaaccatagaaaccctacagtgcagaaggaggccattcggcccatcgagtctgcaccgaccacaatcccacccaggccctacccccacatatttacccgctcatcccttgcctcccaaagaatcctagggtatatttcatcaggccccggggacttatcaaccttcagtttattcaaaattgctagtacatcttccctccgaacatctacttcctccagcctatcagcctgtgacaccctctccttggtgaacaccgaagaaaagtattcattcatctccTCTCCTATCTCTCTTGACTCCATgcccaaattcccactgccgtccttgaccggccccaacctcaccctggtcattcttttattcctcacataagagtaaaaagccttggggttctccttgatccgacccgccaaggacttctcatgccccctcctagctctcctaagcccctttt encodes the following:
- the ppil3 gene encoding peptidyl-prolyl cis-trans isomerase-like 3 isoform X2 codes for the protein MALTIRTDLGDMKLELFSERAPRSCENFLALCASDYYNGCLFHRNIKGFIVQTGDPTGAGKGGSSIWGRKYEDEISEHLKHNVRGVVSMANSGPNSNGSQFFFTYGKQPQLDMKYTVFGSSMGWRLSMS
- the ppil3 gene encoding peptidyl-prolyl cis-trans isomerase-like 3 isoform X1, which gives rise to MALTIRTDLGDMKLELFSERAPRSCENFLALCASDYYNGCLFHRNIKGFIVQTGDPTGAGKGGSSIWGRKYEDEISEHLKHNVRGVVSMANSGPNSNGSQFFFTYGKQPQLDMKYTVFGKVIDGLETLDELEKLPVNEKTFRPLNDVRIKDVVIHANPFAL